DNA sequence from the Stenotrophomonas sp. 24(2023) genome:
GGGGCTTCAGCGGCGCCTTCGGCATCCAGCAGCACGACCACGGCGCCTTCGGACAGCGTATCGCCGAGCTTGACCTTGATTTCCTTGACCACGCCGGCGGCCGAGGACGGCACTTCCAGGGTGGCCTTGTCCGATTCCAGGGTCACCAGGCCCTGGTCCTTCTTCACCGTGTCGCCGACGGCGACCAATACTTCGATCACCGGCACATCGCTGTAATCACCGATGTCGGGAACCTTGACTTCAATCGTGGCCATGGTGGTTTTCCTCGTGCCCGGCCGGCACGGCCGGCGGGCTGTCACTGCATCTGTTCACGCGGCCGCGCCAGCAGGCAGCGGCCGCACGGTGGGGGCGAAGCGGTGCCTTACAGCAGCACGCGGCGCATGTCGGCCAGTACCTGCGACAGGTACGTGGTGAAGCGTGCGGCCAGGGCGCCATCGATGACGCGGTGGTCGTAGCTCAGCGACAGCGGCAGCATCAGCTTCGGCGCGAATTCCTTGCCGTTCCAGACCGGCTGGATGGCGGACTTGGAGACGCCGAGGATGGCCACTTCCGGTGCGTTGACGATCGGGGTGAACGCGGTGCCACCGATGCCGCCCAGCGAGCTGATCGAGAAGCAGCCGCCGCTCATGTCGGCCGGGCCCAGCTTGCCGTCACGCGCCTTCTTGGCCAGTTCGGTGGTTTCCTGCGCGATCTGCACCACGCCCTTCTTGTCCACGTCGCGGATGACCGGCACGACCAGGCCGTTCGGCGTGTCGGCGGCGAAGCCGATGTGGAAGTACTTCTTCAGGGTCAGGTTTTCACCGCTGGCATCGAGCGAGGCGTTGAACTCCGGGAACTTCTTCAGTGCCGCGGCGCTGGCCTTGATCAGGAAGGCGAGCATGGTCAGCTTGATGCCGGCCTTCTCGTTTTCCTTGTTCAGCGCCACGCGCAGGCCTTCCAGGTCGGTGATGTCGGCCTGCTCGAACTGGGTGACGTGCGGGATCATCGCCCAGTTGCGGGCGAGGTTGGCACCGGAAATCTTCTTGATGCGCGACAGCGGCTGGACTTCGGTCTCGCCGAACTTGCTGAAGTCGACCTTCGGCCACGGCAGCAGGTTCAGGCCACCACCGGCGGCAACAGTGCCACCGCCAGCCGCCGGCACGCCACCGCTGAGCGCGGCCTTGACGAACTTCTGCACGTCGCCCTTGGTGATGCGGCCGCCCTTTTCGGTGCCGCTGATCTGTAGCAGGTCCACGCCCAGTTCGCGGGCGAACACGCGCACGGCCGGGGTGGCGTACGGCACCTTGGCCGGCAGCACGCCATCGGCGTTGAACTGCACCGGCGGGCTGGACGGGGCGCCGGCAGACGGTGCCGCCGCAGCCGGCGCCGGGGCGCTGACCGGGGCCGGGGCCGGTGCGGCAGCCGGGGCAGCAGCCACTGCGGCCGGGGCCGGGGCAGCAGCCGGGGCAGCAGCGCCCTCGGCCTCGATGATGGCCACCACGGCACCCTGGGACAGGGTGTCGCCGACCTTGACCTTCAGTTCCTTGACCACGCCAGCGACCGAGGACGGTACTTCCATCGTGGCCTTGTCGCTTTCCAGCGTGACCAGGCCCTGGTCCTTCTTGACCGTATCGCCGACGGCAACCAGCACTTCGATGACCGGGATGTCGGTGTAATCACCGATGTCCGGCACCCGCGCTTCAACGGCACCGCCGCTGGCAGCCGGGGCGGCCGGCGCTGCAGCGGCCGGGGCCGGGGCGCTCTGGGTGGCGGCGGCCGGGGCAGCGGCCTTGGCCGGAGCCGGGGCGGCAGCGGCGGGCTTGGCCGCCTCGCCTTCAGCCACTTCGATCAGGGCCACGACCTTGCCCTCGGAGAGGTTGTCGCCGACCTTGACCTTGATTTCCTTGACCACACCGGCGACCGAGGACGGCACTTCCATCGTGGCCTTGTCGCTTTCCAGCGTGACCAGGCCCTGGTCCTTCTTCACGGTATCGCCCACGGCGACCAGCACCTCGATTACCGGGATATCGCTGTAGTCACCGATATCGGGGACAAGGGCTTCCTTGATTTCGGCCATGGGGAGAACTCCGGCAATCTGGTGTAGGGGAAACGTCTATTGTGCGGCCAGCGCGGTCCAGCGCCAACCGTTACAGCTGTTTTCAGTCCGCACTGACCCGGGACACGCTGTTGCTGCAACGGGCCTGCCCCTGCTGGCACAATGCCCGGCGGCAACCAGTCGGTAGCGTATTGTCCTGTCGATGTCAGCGCTGTGTCGCCAGTGCGGCAGCCACCGGCGCCCACGCAGTGCGCAGGCGCGGCAGCGACCAGCCGGCATTGGCCGGGCTGGTGGAGGGCAGCGCCAGCACGGTGGGCGGGTTTGCCAACTGTGGCGCGATGAAGCGCTGCCAGGCCTGGAAGGCCGCCCCGCCATTGCAGCCGACCAGCTGCAGCCGGGGCAGCCCGGCCAGCAGCGGCGGCAGGGCGTTGGGCACTTCGCTGCCCCGCACGATGTGCGCATCCAGGCTGCCGCGGCGCTGGCACTGGCCGATGACATCCCACAGGCCGCCCCCGCTGTCCTGCAGCGCGCGCAGCCGCTGCGCGTACGGCAGCCCGGGATCGAATCCGCACAACGCCCCCATCAGTGGCCAGAAGCGATTGCGCGGATGCGCGTAGTACTGCGCGGCCTGCAGCGATGCGATGCCCGGCATCGAGCCCAGCAGCAGCACCGTACATTGATCATTCACCTGCGCGGGAAAGCCTTGGCAGTGCTCGATCGTGCTCACGCCGCCACCATCTGCGTGAATATCCAGTGCGATGAAAAACACCTTGGAATCAGCATTTTCGCGCCGCCCGCTGAACGGACGGAACTATTTTTTAACGCGCGTCGGATTCGATTCATGTTGTGCGCTCTACGGTGTGCTCGCCCCGCAACCGGGGGCCAGAAAAGCAATAACACTGAGGAGATTCCCCCATGCGCTCCATTCGTATCCTGAGCCTCGCCCTGCTGACCTCCGCCGCTTTCGCACCGGCTGCCTTCGCGCAGGATTCCACTGCCGACACGGCATCGGGCAAGCATTTTGCCGTGGTCGGTGGCGTCACCCTGCTGCAGCCGAAGAGTAATCCGATCGACGGCGTGCACAAGGTCGATGGTGGCCCGGCCCCGACCGTCAGCTTCAGCTACTACGTCAACGACAACTGGGCCGTTGAACTGTGGGGCGCGGCCGACAAGTTCGACCACAAGGTGAACGGCCCCAATGGCGCGCGCCTGGGCAATGTCGAGCAGCAGCCGGTCGCACTGAGCGGCCAGTACCACTTCGGCCAGGCCGACAACGTGTTCCGTCCGTTCGTGGGCGTGGGCTACTTCCAGTCCAGCTTCAGCGGTGAATCGCTGGCCAACGGCGGCAGCACCGACTACCGCCTGAAGGATGCCAAGGGCGTGATCGGCACCGTCGGTGTGGACATGAACATCAACTCGACCTGGTTCGCCCGTGCCGACGCGCGCTACATGCGCGCCCGCCCGGACCTGAAGCTGGCCGGCGAGACCGTGGGCGAAGCCAAGCTGGACCCGTGGACTGTCGGCGTGGGCATCGGCGCCCGCTTCTAAGCGCCGTTGCTGCACCGCTGTACCGCGACGGGCCCTTCGGGGCCCGTCGTCGTTTCCGTCACCCCAGGCCTGTAGAGTCGACAGTCAGTGGACGGGCTGCAACCGCAGTCGCCTGACCGTCGACGCTACGGAGAGAGTGCATGCACGACGTCGACCTGCTGGTCATCGGCGGGGGCATCAATGGCGCCGGCATCGCCCGCGATGCCGCCGGCCGCGGCCTGCGCGTGCTGCTGTGCGAGCAGGACGACCTGGCCGCGCATACCTCCAGTGCCAGCAGCAAGCTGGTGCATGGCGGCCTGCGCTACCTGGAACAGCGTGAATTCGCGCTGGTGCGCAAGGCGCTGGGCGAACGCAACATACTGCAGCGGCAGGCACCGTTCCTGGTGCAGCCGGTGCGCTTCGTGCTGCCCTGGCAGCCCCACCTGCGGCCGCGCTGGCTGCTGCGCCTGGGCCTGTGGCTGTATGACCACCTGGGCCAGCGCGGGCCGGCCTTCCCCGCCTCACGGCGGCTGGACCTGGCCGATGACCCCTTGGGGGCCTGGCTGTGCCCCCGGCTGCGCAGCGCCTTCAGCTATGCCGATGCCACGGTCGATGACGCACGGCTGGTGGTGCTCAACGTGCTGGATGCCGCGCAGCGGGGCGCCCGGATCCTGCCACGCACCCGCTGTACCGGCCTGCAGGCGGACCCGGACGGCTGGCGGGCCGATCTGCTGGCCGCGGATGGCACGGCGCTGCAGGTGCGCGCCCGCGCGGTGGCCAATGCCGCTGGCCCATGGGCGGGCGGGCTGCTGGAACGGATGCACGGCGGTGGCCACGGCCCGGCGCTGCGCCTGGTGCAGGGCAGCCACATCGTGGTGCGCCGTGCCTGGCCGTCGGGCCAGGCCTGCCTGCTGCAGCAGGCCGATGGCCGCGTCGTGTTCCTGCTGCCGTTCGCGCAGGACCACCTGCTGATCGGCACCACCGACACCGACTACCGGGGCGATCCCGCCCGCTGCAGCGTGCTGCCCGGGGAAATCGACTACCTGTGCGCTGCGGCCAACGCCTACCTGCGCGAACGCCTGCGGCCCCGCGATGTGGTCTGGCAGTTTGCCGGTGTGCGCCCGCTGCTGGCCGACCCCGATCCCCGCGCGTCGCGGCTGAGCCGCGACTACCGGCTGCAGCTGCAGGCGGCCCCGGCACCGGCCCTGCATGTGCTGGGCGGCAAGCTGACCACCTACCGCGTGCTGGCCGAGGAAGCGCTGGACCTGCTGGCACCGCACCTGCCCGGATGCGGTCCGGCGTGGACCGCCAACGGTGATCCCCTGCCCGGCAGCGACTGGGGCGACGCCGGGCAGGCGCAGGCCCGGCTGCAGCACCAGGCCCCGTGGCTGCCGCAGGGATTGGCACAGCGCTGGGCCAACGCCTATGGCAGCCGCAGCCTGGCCTTGCTGGCCGACCTGCAGGACGTCGGTGGATTGGGAGAACACTTCGGCGCGGGCCTGCATGCCCGCGAGGTCCGGTTCCTGTGCGAACAGGAATGGGCACACAGCGCCGAGGACATCCTGTGGCGGCGGACCAAGCTGGGGCTGCGGCTGGATGCCGCGCAGGTCGCACGCCTGCAGGCCTGGATGGCCGAGGCGCTGCCGTGACGCAGGGCGGTGCCCCGCACAATCGATGCATTACGATTTCGCCATCGCCACCGGAGACGTCCCATGGCTCCCCGCTACATCCTGGCCATCGACCAGGGCACCACCAGTTCGCGCGCGATCCTGTTCAACCAGGCCGGCAACGTGGTCGGCAGTGCACAGCGTGAATTCACCCAGCACTTCCCGCAGCCGGGCTGGGTGGAACATGACCCGCGCGAGATCATCACCAGCGTCTACGCCACTATTACCGAGCTGCTCAGCGGCCTGCAGGTGGAACCGGCGCAGATCGCCGCACTGGGCATCACCAACCAGCGCGAAACCACGGTGGTCTGGGACCGCGCGACCGGCCAGCCGATCCACAATGCGATTGTCTGGCAGTCACGGCAGAGCCATGCAATCTGCGAACGGCTGAAGGCGGCGGGCCACGAAGCGCTGGTGCGCGAGCGCACCGGCCTGCTGATCGACGCCTATTTCTCCGCCACCAAGATCCGCTGGATCCTCGACCATGTCGACGGCGCCCAGCAACGTGCCGAGCGCGGCGAACTGCTGTTCGGCACCATCGACAGCTGGCTGGTGTGGAACCTCAGCGGTGGCCAGGCGCACGTGACCGACTACAGCAACGCCGCACGCACGCTGCTGTTCAACATCCACACGCTGGACTGGGATGACGACCTGCTGGCGCTGCTGGACATCCCGCGCGCGATGCTGCCGCAGGTGCGCGATTCCAGCGAGGTCTACGCGCACACCCGGCCGCAGTACTTCCTGGACCACCGCCTGCCCATTGCCGGTATCGCCGGTGACCAGCAGGCGGCGCTGTTCGGCCAGGCCTGCTTCCGGCCCGGCATGGTCAAGAACACCTACGGCACCGGCTGCTTCATGCTGATGCACACCGGCGACAAGGCCGTGCGCTCGGCCAACGGCCTGCTGACCACCCTGGCCTGGGGCATCGATGGCAAGGTGGAGTACGCGCTGGAAGGGTCGATCTTCGTTGCCGGGTCGGTGGTGCAGTGGCTGCGCGATGGCCTGCAGATGGTCGGCCGCGCCAGCGACAGCCAGGCCCTGGCCCAGCAGGTGCCCGACAGTGCCGGCGCCTACCTGGTGCCGGCCTTCGTCGGGCTGGGCGCGCCCTACTGGCGCAGCGATGTGCGCGGGGCGATGTTCGGCCTGACCCGAGGCACCAGCAAAGCGCATTTCGTGCGTGCCGCGCTGGAGGCCATGGCTTACCAGACCCGCGACGTGCTTGATGCGATGCAGTCCGATGCCGGCATCGCGCTGAGTGAACTGCGCGCCGATGGCGGTGCGATCGGCAACGACTTCCTGGCCGGCTTCCAGGCCGACATCCTCGGCGTACCGCTGCTGCGCCCGCGCCTGACCGAAACCACCGCGCTGGGCGCGGCCTACCTGGCCGGGCTGGCTGTGGGCTTCTGGGACAGCCGCGAGCAGATCGCCGCGCAGTGGGGGCTGGACCGCCGGTTCGAGCCGACGATGGCCGCCGAACGCCGCGAGAAGCTGTACGCCGGGTGGCAGCAGGCAGTCGCCGCCACCCTGGCCTTCCACGTCGATTGAGGACGACAGCGCCGGGCCAGGCCCGGCGTCATCCGCGGGTCAGAACGCCGGCAGCACCGCGCCCTTGTACTTGCTTTCGATGAAGGCCTTCACCTGCGGGCTGGTCAACGCCTTGGCCAGCTTCTGCACGCGGGCATCGTCCTTGTTGTCCGGGCGCGCGACCAGGAAGTTCACGTACGGCGAATCCTTGCTCTCGATCGCCAGCGCATCCTGGGTCGGGTTCAGGCCGGCATCCAGGGCGTAATTGGTGTTGATCAGCGCCAGGTCCACCTGGTCCAGCACGCGCGGCAGCATGGCCGAATCCAGCTCGCGGAACTTCAGGTTCTTCGGGTTGGCGATGATGTCACGCTGGGTGGACAGCGCATTGGACGGGTCCTTGAGCTGGATCACCCCGGCCTTGTGCAGCAGGATCAGCGCGCGGCTGTTGTTGCTGGGGTCGTTCGGAATGACCACGTCGGCGCCGTCGCGCAGCTCGGCCAGCGACTTCACCTTGCGCGAATAGGCGCCGAACGGCTCGATGTGCACGCCGATGACCTTGACCAGTTCGGTCTTGCGGTCGCGGTTGTACGCATCCAGGTACGGCTCGGTCTGGAAGTAATTGGCATCCACCTGCTTCTGCACCAGCTGGTCGTTGGGCTGCACGTAGTCATTGAACACGCGCACGTCCAGGTCCACGCCTTCCTGCTTGAGCAGCGGCTTGACCACCTCCAGGATCTCCGCGTGCGGCACGGCGGTGGCGGCCACGACCAGCTTCTGCGAGGGCTCGCCGGACTTGCCGCAGGCCGCCAGCGCGAGCGAGGCGGCGAGCAGGGGCAGCAACAGGATCTTCTTCATGGGGGCAACCGGTCTCGGGGGAGTTCAGGATCTATCGTAATTGCTCAGGGCCAGTTCGAGCAGGGTCTTGGCCTGCTCGCGCAGCATCATCGGCTCGATGATTTCCGCATCCGAGCCGTAGTGCAGCACGTCCATCAGCAGTTCGCGCGAGACGCTGTAGGGCACCTTCAGTTCGTAGCGGCCATCGGCCAGGAAGCGGCCCTGCTGCTTGGAATGCCAGTGCTCGTCGGCCACCCAGCGCGCCGCCTTGGCGCTGAACACGATGGTTGCCCACCCCTTGGGCGTACCGGAAAAGATGCCGTAGCTGGCGCCGAGCTGCTCGTCCAGCTCGCTGTCGGCCACATCACGCGCGGCCTGGTCCACCACCCGCGCCTTGTTGATGCGGTCCACGGCGAAACTGCGCAGGGCCTGCCGGTCATGGTCCCAGGCATCCAGGTACCAGTTGTCGCGGTAGTGGGTCAGGCGCTGCGGCGATACGGTGCGTCGGGTCGGCTCATCGGTGGAGCGGGCGCGGTACTCGAATGCCAGCTGCTTGCGTTCCAGCACGGCCGACGCCACCGAGCGGAAACTGCCTTCGTCGAACTTGCGGCCGCGGTGCGGGATCACCCGGACCCGGTCCACCGGCCAGTTGGAGACGCCTGCCTGCGCGGCCAGCAGCCCTTCGATGCGCTGCTGCAGCGGTGCCAGCACCGAAGACAGCACGCCGCCCCCGGTGCGCGCCAGCAGGTGCTGCGACGCCAGCAGCGCATGCAGTTCCTCCGAACTGAGCCACAGGCCGGGCAGCTCGAAGCGGTCGCTTTCATCGGCCTGGTAGCGGAAGCCGGCTTCGCCGTCGCCTTCGATCGGCGCCATCAGGGCATCGCGCAGGAACGCCAGGTCGCGGTACACCGTCGCGCGGGAGCAACCCAGCTTGTCCTGCAGCGTGGCCACCGTCACCGGATAGCGGGCGGACTTGAGCAGGCGATGCAGGGCAGTGATGCGTTCGTATCGGTCCATGCCCCCGATTATGTCCGAGTCGCGGGCGTTGTGGCGGCGCTTTGGGCTATGGTGGGCGCCCCGATGCCCCGGATGCCCCATGCGCCTGCCTTCTGCCCTGCCCCTGCTGGCCTGCCTGCTGCTGGCCGGCTGCGGTGACCGCGCCACCCCGCAGGGCACCGCCGCCGTCCCGGATGCCGACCCGGCACAGGCGGTGCTCAATGCCAGCCAGCGCTTTGCCGCCCTGCGCAGCTTCCATGCGGAACTGGAGGTGCGCGGGGGCGCGGCGCCGGCCCCGGTACGCGCGGCGATGGACTTCGTGGCCCCGGACCGTTTCCGCGTGGATACCGCTGCCGGCCCGCAGATCATCATTGGCGATACCTTCATGCTGCAGGCCCAGGGTCGCCTGCAGCAGGTACCGGTGCCGCCGGGGCTGCTGGAGCAGTGGCGCAACCCGCTGCCGGCCACGGCCACGCCCACCGACCTGCAGGCCCAGGACCTGGGTGCGCAGACCTTGGACGGCGTGGCCACCCGCCACTACCGCGTGCAGGGCACCCAGGCCGGCGAGGTACTGGACTACTGGATCGACGGCCAGGGACTGCCACGCCAGATCCAGCGCAGCGGCCACAATCCGCAGGGCCAGCCCTTCCAGCTGCAGCTGCGCTACTCGCGCTTCAACGACCCGGCACTGCGGGTCGAACTGCCCTGACACGCTGCCCATTCAGGCAGCGTCCCGCAAGCGGGCCACGCAACGTGTGCTGAAGCGGCGGCGCCTGCAGGCGTCGGACGGTCATCATGCTTCCAGTATCATCACGTGCCATTAACTGTTCTGGAGACGCTTCGATGTCCGTGCGCGTGACCCTGCTGATCCCCCTGCTGCTGTGCGCCCCGCTGGCGTACGCGCAGGATGCGTCCGAGCTGGCGGCGATGACCTCGCCGTGGAGCGGCAGCGGTGGCGAGCTGGGCTTCGCTTCCGCACGCGGCAACAGCAGCACCGAAAGCGCCAACGGCCGCCTGCGCCTGCGCTACACCGACGATGACTGGGTGCACAGCATGGACCTGTTCGGCCTGCGCTCCAGTTCCAAGGTGAATGAAACCGAGCCGGACGGCACCACCCGCCGTCGCACCAACACCACCGCCAACCGCTACACCGGCACCGCCGGCAGCGCGCTGCAGCTGGGCGAGCACCGCCAGATCACCGCGACGGTGCGTGTGGAACGCGATGATTTCGCCACCTACGACCGCCAGGGTTCGTTCGGTCTGGGCTACGGTACGCGCCTGTTCAACACCGAACGCTTCTACCTGGATGCGCAGCTGGGCCCCGGTGTGCGCCGCACCCACAGCACCGAAGACGACCGCACCCGCACCGGCCTGATCGGTCGTGGCCAGTTCGAACTGAAGTACACCCTGACCCCGAACACGGATCTGGTGAACACGCTGCTGGTCGAATCGGGCTCGTACAACACCTTCGGCCAGAACGATTTCGGCGTGTCGGTGAGCATGAACGAACACCTGGCCCTGAAGGCCGGCTGGCAGGCCCGTTACAACAGCGACGTGGCCGAGGACAAGCGCAAGACCGACACCCTGACCACGATGAACGTGGTCTACAAGTTCAAGTAAGCGGAACGGGCGCCAGGCGCCCGTTTTCGTATGTGCCGGTGTTACAGGGACAGTTCGGCCAGGATCGTATCGGCGCCGCGCTCCAGCAGCAGCCGGGCCACCTGCTGGCCCAATGCGTCGGGATCGCTGCCCGGGCCCACGGCGTCGGCCCGCACCGCACGCCCGTCGCCGGCACTGCCGACCAGGCCCTGCAGGTGCAGGTCGCTGCCCTGCCACTGCGCGATGGCCGCCACCGGCACATGGCAGCTGCCATGCAGCGAACGGTTCATGGCCCGCTCCGCTTCCACGCAGCTGCGCGTCGGTGCGTGGTCCAGCGCCGCGAACAGCGCCATGACCCGCGCATTGCCGCCATCGCATTCGACCGCGACCGCGCCCTGCGCCGGTGCCGGCAGCCAGGCCGGCGGCTGCAGGCGGGCCACGATGCGGTTGCCCAGGCCCAGTCGTTCCAGCCCGGCCACCGCCAGCACGATGGCGTCGTAGCCGCCGTTGTCGAGCTTGGCCAGGCGCGTGTTGATGTTGCCGCGCAGATCCAGCAGCTGCAGGTCCGGGCGCAGCGCGCGCAGCTGGGCCTGCCGCCGCAGCGAGGATGTCCCCACGCGTGCGCCGGGGGGCAGCACCTCCAGCGCGGCATACAGGTTGGAGATGAAGCCATCGGCCGGGTCGTGGCGCGGCAGGATGGCCGGCAGCGCGAACGGGGCATCCAGGTCCATCGGTACATCCTTGAGCGAATGCACCGCGCAGTCCGCTTCCCCGCGCTGGATGGCCAGTTCCAGCTCCTTCAGGAACAGGCCTTTGCCACCGATGGCGGCCAGCGAGCGGTCCAGCACTTCATCGCCGCGGGTGCTCATCGGCACCAGTTCCACGTGCAGGCCGGGGTGGGCCTGGCGCAGCTGGCCGGCGACGTATTCGCTCTGCCACAGGGCGAGCGGGCTTTTGCGGGTGGCGATGCGGACGGTTTCCATCCGGCCATTATCGCGCCTTCGGCGGGGTGACGGCCAACGGCGGGGCCCCTCGTGGCTGTCTGGTGGCGCGGCAGGTCATGCCAGCGTGGCCGGGTGGGATGGGCGCGCGGGGGACGCCGTAAACCCATCCATGGGGGCTTGGCCGCCTGCCCTCACCGCCCCGACCTCTGACGGTTTCCGTGCGCCTCGGCCACGGAAGATCAGAAAGGAGAAGCGCAGAAGCCGGTGACTTCCGGGGTCAGGGGTCGTGTAGATCCACGCCATGCGTGGATGAGCCCCTGCCGGAGGCGGTCACAAGCGCCATCCATGCATCGGGGGATTCACCAACGGCGCACACGCTAGCGCCGGCGGAATGTGTCCGTCGTACGCGATCCGATCAACGGCCTCATCCACGCATGGCGTGGATCTACCGAAGCGCTTGCTGACAGGCCGCGCGGCCCCTCACAGATGCCGCAGTTCCTGTTTCAGCGTGGACACGCAGCGCCGGCTCACTTCCAGCGGCTGCTTGCCATGGCGCAGCACCGCCTGCACCTGCCCGCCGCTGCCGCGGCGCAGCTCCACCAGTTCATGGCGGGCCACCAGGCAGTTGCGGTGGATGCGCACGAAGCGGCTGGTGAACTCCTCCTCCAGCGACTTCAGCGATTCCTCGATCAGGTCCTCGCCACGCGCGTGATGCACCACCACGTACTTTTCCTCGGCCTGCAGGTAGTGGATCTCATCCAGCGGGATCAGCCGCAGGCTGCCGCGCAGCCGTGCACACAGCACGCTGCGTGCCTGCTGGCTGCCCTGCTCCGGCGCCGGGCCACGCCCGGCCAGGAACGTGCGCGCACGCGCCAGCGCGGCGGCCAGCCGCTCGGCACGCACCGGCTTCATCAGGTAATCGATGGCCGCAGCCTCGAAGGCCGACAGGGCATGGGCGTCATAGGCGGTGCAGAACACCACTGCCGGACGCGGCTCGAACCCGGCCAGATGGCGCGCGGCCTCCAGCCCGTCCAGGCCGGGCATGGCGATGTCCAGCAGCACCAGGTCCGGCTGCAGCTCGGCACAGGCATGCAGCGCCTGTTCGCCGTTGCCGGCTTCGGCCACCACCTCCACACCGGCCTGATCGGCCAGCAGGCTGCGCAGGCGCTCGCGCGCCAGCGGTTCGTCATCGGCGATGACCACCCTCACGCGCGTCCTCCCTGCTGGATCGGCACTGTCACCTGGCAGGCATAGTAGCCCCCGCTCCAGCCGGCCGTCATCCGCGCGGCCGTGCCGAAACGCCATGACAGGCGATGGCCGATGCTGCGCTGGGCGTGGCCGGCCCCGCGTCCCAGCCGCAGGCCCGGCGCCTGCGGGTCGGGCGCGGGATTGCGTACTTCCACCACCAGCATGTCGCCCTGGCAACGCAGCACCAGTTCGATGGTGCCGCCTTCCGGCAGCCGCGAAATGCCATGCAGCACCGCGTTTTCCACCAGGGGCTGCAGCACCAGCCGTGGCAGCGGCTGCTCCCATGGCAGCGGTTCATCACGCTGCCAGCGCACCTGCAGGCGCTCGCCCAGGCGAAGGGATTCGATGGACAGGTAGCGCTCGGCCAGT
Encoded proteins:
- the hemC gene encoding hydroxymethylbilane synthase, encoding METVRIATRKSPLALWQSEYVAGQLRQAHPGLHVELVPMSTRGDEVLDRSLAAIGGKGLFLKELELAIQRGEADCAVHSLKDVPMDLDAPFALPAILPRHDPADGFISNLYAALEVLPPGARVGTSSLRRQAQLRALRPDLQLLDLRGNINTRLAKLDNGGYDAIVLAVAGLERLGLGNRIVARLQPPAWLPAPAQGAVAVECDGGNARVMALFAALDHAPTRSCVEAERAMNRSLHGSCHVPVAAIAQWQGSDLHLQGLVGSAGDGRAVRADAVGPGSDPDALGQQVARLLLERGADTILAELSL
- a CDS encoding LytTR family DNA-binding domain-containing protein, giving the protein MRVVIADDEPLARERLRSLLADQAGVEVVAEAGNGEQALHACAELQPDLVLLDIAMPGLDGLEAARHLAGFEPRPAVVFCTAYDAHALSAFEAAAIDYLMKPVRAERLAAALARARTFLAGRGPAPEQGSQQARSVLCARLRGSLRLIPLDEIHYLQAEEKYVVVHHARGEDLIEESLKSLEEEFTSRFVRIHRNCLVARHELVELRRGSGGQVQAVLRHGKQPLEVSRRCVSTLKQELRHL